ACCGCTTTCTCCGTAAGAGAAAAAAATAATACAGTGATTGGCGGTACACTGAAGTACTATAAATTTAATAAAACACAATCCAACTAGCGCAAACTGCGCTTTTTCTTTTGAATAAAAAAAGAGCGAACATTTGTTCGCTAAGGTATTGTTATTAAATTTAATATGTGGAAGTATAAAGTTAAGAATGTAAGAGCTAATATATGACTGTCAATACGATCAATAATACCGCCATGTTCTCCTAAAATCCATCCAAGATCTTTTACTCCTATTTTTCTTTTGTACCATGATTCTAATAAATCTCCGCATATACCTGCGGAAGCTGTGAAGAGTCCTAGTAAAGTTAGCTCTATGATAATTCCTGTAATTGTTCTGTATTGTGGGAAAAAGATAACTCCATATATTATTGTGAATATAGTAACTCCAATTATGCCAGTTAAAGCACCTTCCTGTGTTTTATTAGGACTGATAATTGGCGCAAGTTTATTTTTACCGAATTTCTTGCCACCGAAAAAAGCAAAAACATCATTTATAACTGTCGCAAAAACCGCATACATAAATTCTTCTATAAAATATATTCTTAAAGTGGAGGCGGCAATAATCCCTAATAAAAGATAGGCTAGCGGTGGAATTATCAAGAGATAATGAATATTACTATTATTTTTTTCTTTAACTTTCGAATTTATTTCATACATGCTGTACAAAAAAGCCACGATAATAGTTGAATAAAAAACCCATTTCCATATTAGCGTTGCTATTAAGGTAAGCCCCAACAGTAATCCGATTTTTATTCTATTCTTAAGCTTATTATCAAGATTGCTGAGTATATTTCCTGCAAGCAATTTTCTCACATCCTTTTGTAAAAGAGCATTATTGTAAGATATCAAAATTTTTGAACACAAGCAAATATTGTTTCTTTTTTATATTGTTACTTTTGGTAGAATAGATATATGACTAGATCAAAACCAAGGAAATTAGAATTAGTTTTACCTGCCGGTGATTTAAATAAAGCACGATTTGCTTTTAACTATGGGGCGGATGCTTGTTATGGCGGATTGGCAAAATATTCTCTTAGAAAAGCAGAAGTAGATTTTAATTTGGTAACTCTTAAGAAAGCAATAGACCTTGCTCATTGTTTGGGCAAGAAGTTCTATATAACTTTTAATATTTTCGCACGAAATTATAATTTAAAAACCCTTGAATCTGATATTAAAAAAATCTCTAAATTTAAACCTGATGCATTTATTGTTTCAGATCCAGGTATAATAAATTTTATTAAGAAAAATTCTTTAATTCCTATTCATTTAAGCACTCAAGCCAATACAACAAATTGGCAATCAGTTAAATTTTGGAAAGAACAGGGTATAAAAAGGATTGTTCTAGCTAGAGAATTAACATTGAAAGAAATTCAAGAAATAAGAATCAAAGTGCCTGACATAGAATTGGAAATTTTTGTGCATGGAGCAATGTGTATTTCTTATTCTGGTAGATGTCTATTATCTGCAACGATGACAGGTAGGGAAGCGAATCAGGGTAATTGCGCCCAGCCGTGTCGCTGGCAATACAAAATTAAAAATCAAAAATTTTTTCTCGAGGAAGAAAAAAGACCAGGGGAATATTTTGAAATCTCCGAAGACAAAGAAGGCACTTATATAATGAACTCAAAAGACTTGAGATTAATTAAATACTTACCCGATATTGCTAATGCTGGTGTTGTTGGATTAAAGGTTGAAGGTCGTAATAAAAGTGAATATTATCTTTCTACTATTACCGGTGCATATCGAAAAGCAGTAAATGCTTTTTATGACGGTAAATTCAAGAAAATTTTACCAGATGTTTTACGGGAAACAGAAAAGATTGCTCATCGGGATTATACGACAGGTTTTCTTTTTAACGATGCTAAGGATGGAGAGATTTACAAAGATAGGCATCCAATAGAAAATTATAAATTTCTTGGGGTATTGACACAAAATAAAGTTCAATGGCATAAACT
The sequence above is a segment of the bacterium CG_4_10_14_0_2_um_filter_33_32 genome. Coding sequences within it:
- a CDS encoding peptidase U32; amino-acid sequence: MTRSKPRKLELVLPAGDLNKARFAFNYGADACYGGLAKYSLRKAEVDFNLVTLKKAIDLAHCLGKKFYITFNIFARNYNLKTLESDIKKISKFKPDAFIVSDPGIINFIKKNSLIPIHLSTQANTTNWQSVKFWKEQGIKRIVLARELTLKEIQEIRIKVPDIELEIFVHGAMCISYSGRCLLSATMTGREANQGNCAQPCRWQYKIKNQKFFLEEEKRPGEYFEISEDKEGTYIMNSKDLRLIKYLPDIANAGVVGLKVEGRNKSEYYLSTITGAYRKAVNAFYDGKFKKILPDVLRETEKIAHRDYTTGFLFNDAKDGEIYKDRHPIENYKFLGVLTQNKVQWHKLIARNQIKVQDNVEVLTPDGFYNDKVEEIIDISGERLVVVNPRPPQEFIKIRLNKNYPANSMLRKINSI